Within Conger conger chromosome 3, fConCon1.1, whole genome shotgun sequence, the genomic segment CACAAATTCAGAATGCCAGTCAGGTTGTGTCAGTCTTATAACTGGTCCACCTGCTGTTCATTAGACCATCCATACATATAAAGTAGGTTTGTGTCAAAGAAGTTTCTGTCAACTTAGACATGTCTGTGACTGCAAGTCATATTCCAGGGTAGCATGTTCATTttttcatataaacacacagattaCCTTTGAGTAAGTTAAGAGAACACTGTTTAAACCATTACATGcaatttgacattttgtttctgaaacaaaagagaaaatccCCTTCACAAAGACAGTTATAAATAAATGAGTCCAGAAAGatataaaaaagattttaataGGAATGTAGTACTTCTTCAATGTGGATTAGTCAAAAGTTAAGATTTCTTTTCAACATgaagtgatatatatatatatatatatatatatatatatatatatatatatatatatatatatatatccatccatccatccattatctgaacctgcttatcctgaacagggttgcaggggggctggagcctatcccagcatacattgggcgaaaggcaggaatacaccctggacaggtcgccagtccatcgcagggcacacacaccattcactcacacactcatacctacgggcaatttagactctccagtcagcctaaactgcatgtctttggactgtgggaggaaaccggagtacccggaggaaacccacgcagacacggggagaacatgcaaactccgcacagagaggccccggccgacggggattcgaacccgggacctcctcgctgtgaggcgccagtgctacccactgcaccatatatatatatatataaacaattgCACCTGTAGTGCAACATATGTCTTAGAGACcaatttctttacatttctaGTTAGAAATTTTAATAGAAAACAAGCACATACCTTCCACCACATGAATACTGTACACATGAGTTATCATTATTTACAATGCATGAAGAGTTAGCATTAGAGTtagtttcataaaataaatatcccATAATGTGCCATGGTACAAGAGCATATTTGGTCCTGTCAGTAAGAAACTAAAAATATCTGGACTCACAATAACACAAGGAAACACAATAATTCATGTAAACCACTTGTAAAAACAACCAAGTCCAACCAATCCTATTCAAAAATGCAAGTGCAAAACAACAAGTATTGTAAGTTGTAAGGTTAATCATTTTTGGCAATAAATCTCATAAATCCGTTATACTAGTTCCGAATACAGCATTTACACCAGAAAATGTGGTCTAAATGAaccatgtgaaatacatacaggcACAGATGGTCAGTTAATATTCAGCAAAGTCACGCCTTGCAGTTTACATGTTGATCGCAAGAATTAAATGATAGTAGTTTAAAagcatacagtggggtccaaaggtCTGAGGCCACATTgaatatttggggggggggggtgggggggggggagttttaggattttgaagagattttaacaaatgaaagttacttcaaagctttgcaggaactacttgaagaccaaaaaagagcaaggagtgctggataatccacagtcacctgacctcaaccccgctgagcatttatgggggcacttgaagattgacaaaagccaagcattcagtaacatcaaaaattgctctttggaacattgtcaaataatgctgggataacatgaaacATCAGGTtttggagtccatgccagctcgagtgcatgttgccattaaagcaaaaggtggacataccaaacACTAATAAATtccaaaatgaatgtaattgtTATGGCGATAATATAATTAGTGATGAAAATGTTTGTACTAAatgagaaaagaatgcaaaatataagCAATAGAAGTGGTCTCAGAATTTTCAACCCCACTGTATATCATCTACATACACAACATCTGCAGCTGTACAAAAAAAGATGGGCAACCCAGTAAAATCTGCATTGTAAAAACTTGGAATTTCTGCAAAATCCCTAGTTATAGATCACCCCTATCATTGGTTTGATTGCAGTTACACCATCCGGAGAAGATTGCTGATGACTGAAATTAGACAGAAGAAATTAAGATATCAAACACAGTCATGTAAAACAATTTAACATACACAGAAAACAGAGATTGTAACAAACAATTCCTTCAGATTGTTACACAAGTCTCAATATGTTCAACATGTTGATCAGTATGATCAATATACagtgggatccagaattattggcacccttgatacgTATGCGCAAAAAGTGCTCTAAACTAAAacataatagttattgacataagctttattttctaacATGCGTGAAGTAgtgcgctttattaatgattcaatggaatcaaccaaagtcttacatttccacaattattggcatttcAACAAttaacacccctggcaaagatgttgtttgctgttgtttttacttaaccattaaTGTGTGGATTCTGATGTATGCTTggtgtcattgtcctgctggacaatctacctacgaccaagaTTTCcgggtactttgttgaattcattgtgccactgatcttaaatagtgcccctggaccactggcagcaaaaaatctccaaaacatcaatgacccaccaccatatttgacagtagataTGGGGTGCTTCTTCttatatgcattccattttgccaccaaacatgttgatggtgtatatgatcaaaacattccattttggtctcatctgaccatagcactcatACAATAAGTCTTAATTCCAATGAAGTTTGGCAAGTTTGGCCAGATGTTTTCActttcaatttcactttgtttgattttatttccaataaCTGTTAGGAGTGCCAACAAttttcatgttgtttattattatttttctccatttttattaagggtgccaataaatctAGAGCCCATTGGCTGGTTAATTACAcaacactgaaaacaaaaaaaagcatgcCTTTATTTGAAGCAACCAAAGAACTTCACAGCctacctcctgctgctcctcctcctcttcctcctcctcctcctcctgctgggtGGTGTCCTCGACCTCCATATCCATCTCCACCCCCAAATCCACCTTGACCCCCGAATCCACCTTGTCCCCCATTTCCACCTCGACCGCCAAATCCACGTCGACCCCCAAATCCACCTATGTTCAAtccacctcctcttccctgATTACCTGGGGAGacaattataaaaacaaaaaatcagaAATGACAGTACAGGCACAACTGTTAACTCTGGAGTGCATATTGTTAATACCTTGATTTTCCACTTTGTGCATGACAGTAGCTTATGCATTACACTGTTCACCAACTTCACATATGTTATGTGCCCAATATTCATATAAAAGGCTTACCTCCTTGTCCCAAGCAGCGCTGCCTCTTCCTGTAGACAAAGTAACTGACTACGGCTCCAAGGAGTgtcccacccacacccaaaaTGGTTTTCATGCTAATGGACCCAGCATCTACAAATTGGAATGAAAACAGGTCACGCTAGCCTTTATCTTTAAACGGATAGGTTGCAGTAAATGTGCTGTATCAAATGCAAAACATTGAACAACATTGAAACAACAGTCCTCCACAAGATggcagtgtacaactgttttaTTTATCAGGACAATcttgaagaggaagaggaaaacatttttttgaaatatGTAACATTTTATAAACTGAGCCGCCAAAATTTAATCTGGAAATTCTGTAAATATAGCGCCTTTCTTACTTATTTCCACAATATGTATTTTTCCAACAGAAAATTAATTGAGATCCTTGAAAAATGTCTGtggattcaatcaaaatgtgtccgtaacttcacaaacacagtttggtaAGTTTGGTCTCACCAAACAACTCACCAAAATCATATGTACCAGTATTAAAAATCACTTTttcaaatattgattgaatccagtcCAAGGTCTAGACTGCCACATGAAAGCGAcgcacatgtacagtacattttattcTTATTGATCCTTACAAAGCTTTTCAGCCAATATTCTGCTCAGTAATGCAGATAACAACAAATGCCATCTTAACTTGAATTTAATATTGCCTTACACTTCTCATTTACAGTACAAACTATATCCAAcacattaaatgtattattcagcAATTGGATTTTTGACAGTAAGCCACATGTACTCtacatttttgttaaaaaaacaagatcCTTCAATTAAAATCAAGACAAAGGATGGTGACACAACTCAAATAAGCCTTTCtttaaaacaaagacaaatagTGGCAAAGTAGCATGTACTTTCTTTGTTAAATACAATGGAATTGAACAGCACAGATTTAATCAATTTGGCATTTAATAATGGACAAAAAGAATTGGGAAgtgaggaaataaaataaaacatttaaaaacaagaaacctgaatgcatttttaaaatgacttttcTTGGTACTTCTAATCTTATTTCACATGAAGTGTTACAGCACATGAAGAGCATTTATATCACAACCTCCCAAATCCTCAAAACCTGCTATCAAAGCTGTAtcgaaatatttaaaatatcctTCCTTGCACACAAAAACTGTCTAAAACAGAAATTGAACTAACCTTTtaactaataaaaataaatgcacattatcTATCATTTGTGTAACTACAAACATGTCCTTAACATGTCACCATTTACTAGTTTTTATTACAAAATTATTTATCTCAAATTTGAATACCCTTTCTGGTTTTAATAATTTACCCATTACACACCACCTATAGAATAATATTTCCTTGCAGAACAACATCACATTTTAGGTTTTAgtctcaaaacaaaaaaaaaagttctgatTCAAGTCATGTGAACTGCATACAGAATACACAGACATCTTAAGTAGCATTTCCACAAATCCACCAGAATTAAATAGGTCTGTTCAGATTCATATTGTGCTTTACATTATGCCAGCAGAATACAATCAAACTTAGAAACAAATATTAAATTTATAGTGCAAGAAACCATTCTCAAGGAGGCAATAGCAACCTGTCACAAAAGAAGACCACACTATGTATTTTGTGACTAGCAGGTAAGGTAATGTTTCATTAGCAGTTCATTTGTGGACAGGAGTAGGGAAAAATCTATTGGAAACTAACTGTATGGTTCTGAAATCAAACTTCTCAGAGTACCAACACATTTACACTTTTCAGAACACACTACAAGCACAGATTACATATTCGAAAACTTTCTGAGTTTTTAAGCATTTCTAATAAGAGCCAGACAGCCCACCCTCTCTtccagaaaaaagaaatgaaaaatgttgttcTTCAAGAATCGCAGATGATTAAACCATCGTGCAGCACTTTCAGTTCAGAGTCACATCGATGAGCTCCATTAATTTCTCTAACAGTGGTAGTACTACCCCTTTTAGGTTGGATATCCAAATATGGACGCTCTCTGGCATGTTAGCACTTAGTTGCTTCAGGATCAGGGCCCAGGGCAGCTCTAAATCTGCAATGAAAGACAATTGCAGTGTTTTAGAAGGGGAAAATGTATGGCTAAAACCTGAAGCAGCTGCCTGGCCCAAACATGCCCTCTACCTTCCTGCAAAATATATTCTCCACTGATCGATGCATATTCTGCTCGCTGCCTTGTCCCAAATCTTAAACTGTAATATATTTGCAtttcaggcatttagcagaattTGAGCAACGTGCACCATGATGCTCGATCCGGCCTGGGTTGGAGTGGTCTTTGCCATGCCCACTAACGGAATAACATGCACTCAGGTTGTGTTAACGAATCAGCCCAGGCACCTGAACGTGTGCTTCTGACGACAGTAGCCGGCTGAGACTGGGAAACCcaaaacaaatgtgaaacattatTGCTGTGGTCTAATTTTGTCTTTCTTAttttggtttattatttttaatgaaataaactaaataaaacactggcAAAAAAACAGAATTCCCACCACTCCCTGTGTACAGCCCTTCTGTTCTTCCCAGCATGAGATAATTGGTGCTGAAACCTGAGAAATAACTGTATTTTGGCCTGAATTCCATTCTTAACATGTTGAGAGCAAGTGTGGAATTCTTAAAATGAGTGGAATCTAGCCTGCGATGAAGTGTAAAAAAGGTAAGGCAAAAATGGAGCAGCTCTGGCCAGCAGTATGAGTGACTCTTCgtgaaaaaacaggttccataaatattggcacccctagtttaatactttgtgcaaacacccctggcaaaggtGACAGCCACAAGTtgtttcctataatttgtgagaagatatcattgatatccttgggatacccccctcttcaattcagaccacaggtttttaatgggatttaagtctggaaactgagatggccattgtagaacatggttgttgagtgtggattttgatgtttggagtcattgtcctgctggacaatctatctacgaccaagactcagcttcctagcagaggcaaccggAATTGCCAATCAGCCAAGATTTCCTAGtactccatatttgacagtagatatgaggtgcttcttcttatatgcattccattttgccaccaaacatgttgatggtgagtatggccaaaatgttattccagtcataattccaatgaggtttggtgAACTCAATTAGTACATTGTAtataaagtatatagttttccttaTTCCTTATTTCCATATTGTTGAttggattatttattttcttgatttggctttgtaattttagatttgtaatcatgCAATTCATCACATATGGTCAAAGAGCAGCAGTGTTTGCAGTCAGTCACTGATCATCACTTATAATTACAGATATCACTCTAACGTCATATTTTTGTTTCAGAACTGTAATTTACAGTCTGATTATTACATAATAGCGTTAACAGCCAGATGACAAGAACAGAAAGTTTGTGCCATGGCGCTTGATAGATAAGACTATGTTGCAAAATGCAATGGCTATCAATGTTTCTTAATGTAAGTTTAAGCCAAATTTACTTGagagcaaatacctgcattAAAAATTTGATTTGGTAATGTTTATGAACTAATTTAAGTTTCTATGATTACACATGAAAACGTATATAATAAACTGAAGGACAATTACCATACTAGCGAGATATGACAATAAACTGATACCAAGTTATACAGCACAGAGACTATTAACTACCAGTACTGAGCACTAGCCACTTAGCACAATATTTACTGATTCGAAATCCTTATCATTGAATTAAAAAATCTTGCTAGCCACCACTCTGTAGTTCTCATGTACACAGGATATGATCGGAGCTCATCCATGTGGAATATAGATATGATTGCCCAAGGATACAGCTTGGGTCAAATTACGCCAAATCTATTTGAGTACTCAAACCAGTGCAGCAAGAAAACGTCTACTTTcatattgaaaacattttgcGCTCAACTTTTCAAAGCTGGTTGGACCACAATTGTGGATCGCTTGTGAAACTCAATTCAGCTGCTCCTCGGCCAGGattgtaatataaatgtattactGCATTTCACACTGTGTGTCATAGTATGGCCAAAGTCGACTATGAAATTTGTGTGCACTCTTTGAAGCCAAAATGTTGTCTGCAAAGACATATTTTCATGGTATTAGAATTTATGGAATAATGTGCACATAAAAGTAGTCTGAAGgttattttttgtcatttatctGTTTCGGGGACTAGCATTCACAGAAGaaaatattgtacatttttatattagttTACAGTACACTGTTTGATTTAGTTTTATTAAATGGGAGCAGACCGTATCCCtcctttcatattttttcattctGACAAGTAGAATGAAAAGCAGTAGATACTGAGAAGAAATCACAGCTTTGAAGGTTCCAGGACAGGGGCCGTCCCCACCCATGCGCTGGGACTTGCATATAgctcatatatatatagtgaGCCATCCTATGGACTGCACTACACTTCACCAAGAAGACATTTCTAATCATTCTTGCCAATAAACCATGACAAGATGATTCACATTCACCTTTTTCCACTCAAACTTAATGCAGGAATAATTTACAATAGGAAGGATTTTAACAgtgacaaatgtattttaaaacattatatTGTAGTAATTTGGCTCATAATGATGATACTGTGTTCCTAAGCACACGTTCCTGACCAATATGACACAGCATTCAGTAAGAATgtgaatgaatgtaaacagtATTTACCTTTCTTCGGTACATTGTCATAGTCCTTCCCTCCTATGAAAAGAAACAAGAGATTACACATCCAAAAccttgtaaaataattataagtGAGAGGAAGTCTCACAAAAATGCTaatagaattaattaattcattcattatcctaacccgcttatcctgaatagggtcgcagggggctggagcctatcccagcatacattgggcgaaaggcaggaatacaccctggacaggtcgtcagtccatcgcagggcacacacaccattcactcatacctacgggcaatttagactctccaatcagcctaatcggcatgtctttggactgtgggtggaaaccggagtacccggaggaaacccacacagacacggggagaacatgcaaactccgcacagagaggccctggccgacaggcatttgaaccctggacctccttgctgtgaggcggcagtgctacccactgcaccatccgtgccgtcgCTAATAGAATTGGATGTTACAAATTATAATAACACTAAAATAAACTTTTGATAATTGATAGAAGACATGAATCAAGTTtggattattttctttatttgtaaGTCCTAAAATCCTTATATTTAAACAGGGAAAGCACACTGAGACCAAAGTCTCTTTTGCAAGTAGTGTGTCATGCATATTATCAAATCATACTATTCAGACTATTGCAGAAACAGCATTTggagaatgctgtgtttctaaTTTATCCAAATATCTCCCCTCCTCTGCCTACATCCAGTCCCTGCACTCTCTCACCTAATGGGGCTGCTGTTTCTGCTGAGTTACAGACAGCATTTCTTAACTGCAATGAAAGGCTTTTACTTAGTTGGCTTGTGTATTAGCTGTCTTGTGCAATAGTTGGTTCTTCCCAATAGTTCATATCTGCTCATTCTCGGCTACTACATTCATCTATATGAAATCTAATGCTATGATTTTTCAACAGTTAGCCACTGATGACAATCTTTTTCCCAATCATATAGCCTTTTAGCGACACATCAATATTAACAGCAAGTATACGATTCCAGTCCCTTAACTAACAAAAATGCTTGGATTTCCTGCTTTATTTTCTGCAATTTTGGTGGTTTTCCCATCACAACAGTCTACATACTAAAACCTTATCTGATAACAGCAGCGGGTTTACTTGACAACTGATAATAACTAATAGTTATAGTATAGTGCTAATAGTTATACCATAGCACAAGCAACAAAAACAGCCGTCTGTAAAAGCACAGGGGACCTGTCCCCCTGTAAATGACCCTTATCAGCGTGAATTTGAGAGGTGCTAAATGAcatccaccctcccccctcaggCTCCTAGCAGGTGAGGAgaagacagcagcagaagtggaATGGGTAAGTATCACAGCATAGGGGCGCCATGTTCTGTACACGTCAGATGCCCCAACACGAGCGTCGCGTAGATTCCAGAGATAGgtaagtgtgcgtgcatgtgtgcacatgtcagCACTTGTCGGCCTAGGCAACTGCCTATGTCACCTATGCCAGAAACAGTAACTGGTTACACACAAAATGTAAGAGCAATCCCAAGTCATTGTGAAGTACAGGAAAGGCATAAATACCGTCATaatcaggaggaggaggacgaatATGACCTGGAacaaaaagagagacagaagaagCAAATACATGTGTAAATGGCAAGCAATGTTTAATTTTAACCGAAAGTAACGTTAATATCTGAAGCCCTTAATAACAGGTTACTAACTATAGTTCGCTTTCAATCTGTTTTGTCTGGAAAATGGTGTCATTAGAGAAAGCAGCATATGGTACCAATGACACTGGTGACAGCAGGCTTCCATCCTAAACTAGTACACAAATTTCAGACAAAACATGACACCTTATGAAAAATATGGTGGTGTTCTGAGGGTTGAACATTGGAGCATCATATAAATATTAGTATTTTAATTGGAATAATAAGCAGAACTTGAGCAGTATAAACAACagatcattttatttgttaatgtACATTAAGGATTAACCTTTTTAGATGGAACATTTAATTTTCAAGTGTGtgttttacaattacaattgcaCTGAGACTTAAATA encodes:
- the LOC133124101 gene encoding uncharacterized protein LOC133124101 isoform X2 translates to MSYLWIFLFASLAIQAKAQGFDLADAVDDDVPTKAPIPKDKKKSNDDGFDLNDALLPDPAEPDPKKPAVNPNAGTGGGSFDDSDLTDLLGGGDSYKPDKGKDGYGGGGHIRPPPPDYDGGKDYDNVPKKDAGSISMKTILGVGGTLLGAVVSYFVYRKRQRCLGQGGNQGRGGGLNIGGFGGRRGFGGRGGNGGQGGFGGQGGFGGGDGYGGRGHHPAGGGGGGRGGGAAGVISNLLRMV